A stretch of Anaeromyxobacter dehalogenans 2CP-1 DNA encodes these proteins:
- a CDS encoding threonine aldolase family protein, which translates to MNPGTPSHPAPPAPSGPLRHFASDNYGGICPEAFAAMAEANVGHSPGYGDDRWTQEAADLLRETFETDCEVFFAFNGTAANSLALAALCQSYHSILCHETAHVETDECGAPEFFSNGTKVLTLPGPNGKLRPDGIDHMVRRRTDIHYPKPRAVSVTLPTELGTLYTVDELGAIGERARANGLRFHMDGSRFGNAVAALGVAPKDLTWKVGVDVLCFGGTKAGMAVGEAIVFFDRALAADFDYRCKQAGQLASKMRFLAAPWVGMLRGGAWLRHARHTNAMAALLERALRAVPGVEILQPVQANSVFATLPGDAAARLRAKGWRFYDFIGSGGVRLMCAWDVTPADVEAFAADLRVAVAGPRERQGAHPALP; encoded by the coding sequence ATGAACCCCGGCACCCCGTCCCACCCCGCCCCGCCCGCCCCCTCGGGCCCGCTCCGCCACTTCGCCTCCGACAACTACGGCGGCATCTGCCCCGAGGCGTTCGCGGCCATGGCCGAGGCGAACGTGGGCCACTCGCCGGGCTACGGCGACGACCGCTGGACGCAGGAGGCGGCCGACCTGCTGCGCGAGACGTTCGAGACCGACTGCGAGGTGTTCTTCGCGTTCAACGGCACGGCCGCGAACTCGCTCGCGCTGGCCGCGCTCTGCCAGTCGTACCACTCGATCCTCTGCCACGAGACGGCGCACGTCGAGACCGACGAGTGCGGCGCGCCGGAGTTCTTCTCCAACGGCACCAAGGTCCTCACCCTGCCCGGCCCGAACGGCAAGCTCCGGCCCGACGGCATCGACCACATGGTCCGGCGCCGCACCGACATCCACTACCCGAAGCCGCGCGCGGTCTCGGTGACGCTGCCGACCGAGCTGGGCACGCTCTACACGGTGGACGAGCTCGGCGCGATCGGCGAGCGCGCGCGCGCGAACGGGCTGCGCTTCCACATGGACGGCTCGCGCTTCGGCAACGCCGTGGCGGCGCTGGGCGTCGCCCCCAAGGACCTCACCTGGAAGGTGGGCGTGGACGTGCTCTGCTTCGGCGGCACCAAGGCCGGCATGGCGGTGGGCGAGGCGATCGTGTTCTTCGACCGCGCGCTGGCGGCCGACTTCGACTACCGCTGCAAGCAGGCCGGGCAGCTCGCGAGCAAGATGCGCTTCCTGGCGGCGCCGTGGGTGGGCATGCTCCGGGGCGGTGCCTGGCTGCGCCACGCCCGGCACACCAACGCGATGGCCGCGCTGCTGGAGCGCGCGCTCCGCGCCGTCCCCGGGGTGGAGATCCTCCAGCCGGTGCAGGCGAACTCGGTGTTCGCGACGCTGCCGGGCGACGCCGCCGCGCGGCTGCGCGCGAAGGGCTGGCGCTTCTACGACTTCATCGGCTCCGGCGGCGTCCGGCTCATGTGCGCCTGGGACGTGACGCCCGCCGACGTGGAGGCGTTCGCCGCCGACCTCCGGGTGGCGGTGGCCGGCCCGCGCGAGCGCCAGGGCGCGCACCCGGCCC
- a CDS encoding thioredoxin domain-containing protein translates to MLEPLPGAAPFPDDLARRLADAVRAGAAAGHGGAAPRFTNRLALERSPYLLQHAHNPVSWWAWGDEAFEEARRTGRPVFLSVGYSTCHWCHVMERESFEDEEIARVLNERYVAIKVDREERPDVDAIYMTAVQLLTGSGGWPMSVWLTPDREPFFGGTYFPPRDGVRGPARGFLSILHEIAGLWERDPDRIRSATGALVEAVRTALAPAGPAAAQVPGPEPIEHAVALLERSFDERHGGLRRAPKFPSNVPVRLLLRHHRRTGEARSLRMATVTLERMAAGGLHDQVGGGFHRYSTDAEWLVPHFEKMLYDNALLALAYAEAWQVTGRRDFARVTRQTLDYLLRELTSPEGGLYSATDADSEGEEGRFFTWTEAELREALGDRAEAFLRFHGVRPEGNFEGRSVLHVPAPDEDAWEALAPDRAALYALRERRPRPLRDEKILAGWNGLAISALAFGGRALAEPRWVDAAARAADFVLTRLVKDGRLQRSWLAGRAGVPAYLEDHAFLVQGLLDLHEATFDPRWLAAAAELAGAQDRLFGDPEGGGWFQSATDHERLLAREKPTHDGAEPSGASVAALNALRLEAFTSDPRWRRAADGALRHHARTLAEQPLAMSELLLALDYASDAVREVVLIWPEGGDPGPFVDVLRRTFLPSRALTGAPEGEGLARLGEVAAIAAGKAAAGGRATAYVCERGACRLPAIAPEKLAAQVAPVRPYHP, encoded by the coding sequence ATGCTCGAACCCCTCCCCGGCGCCGCCCCGTTCCCCGACGACCTCGCGCGCCGGCTCGCCGACGCGGTCCGCGCGGGCGCCGCGGCCGGCCACGGCGGCGCCGCGCCGCGCTTCACCAACCGGCTGGCGCTGGAGCGGAGCCCGTACCTGCTCCAGCACGCGCACAACCCGGTGAGCTGGTGGGCCTGGGGCGACGAGGCGTTCGAGGAGGCGCGGCGGACCGGCCGCCCGGTGTTCCTGTCGGTCGGCTACTCCACCTGCCACTGGTGCCACGTGATGGAGCGCGAGTCCTTCGAGGACGAGGAGATCGCGCGCGTCCTGAACGAGCGCTACGTCGCCATCAAGGTCGACCGCGAGGAGCGGCCGGACGTGGACGCGATCTACATGACCGCGGTCCAGCTCCTCACCGGCTCCGGCGGCTGGCCGATGAGCGTGTGGCTCACGCCGGACCGCGAGCCGTTCTTCGGCGGCACCTACTTCCCGCCCCGGGACGGCGTCCGCGGGCCGGCGCGCGGCTTCCTGTCGATCCTCCACGAGATCGCCGGCCTGTGGGAGCGCGACCCGGACCGGATCCGCTCGGCCACCGGCGCGCTCGTCGAGGCGGTGCGCACCGCGCTGGCGCCGGCCGGACCCGCCGCGGCCCAGGTGCCCGGGCCGGAGCCGATCGAGCACGCGGTGGCGCTCCTCGAGCGGAGCTTCGACGAGCGGCACGGCGGCCTGCGGCGCGCGCCCAAGTTCCCGTCGAACGTCCCGGTCCGGCTGCTGCTCCGGCACCACCGCCGCACCGGCGAGGCGCGGTCGCTCCGCATGGCCACCGTCACGCTGGAGCGGATGGCGGCGGGCGGCCTGCACGACCAGGTGGGCGGCGGGTTCCACCGCTACTCGACCGACGCCGAGTGGCTGGTGCCGCACTTCGAGAAGATGCTCTACGACAACGCGCTGCTGGCGCTCGCGTACGCCGAGGCCTGGCAGGTCACCGGCCGGCGCGACTTCGCGCGCGTGACCCGGCAGACGCTCGACTATCTCCTGCGCGAGCTGACGTCGCCGGAGGGTGGCCTCTACTCCGCCACCGACGCCGACTCGGAGGGCGAGGAGGGGCGGTTCTTCACCTGGACCGAGGCCGAGCTCCGCGAGGCGCTGGGCGACCGGGCCGAGGCGTTCCTCCGGTTCCACGGGGTGCGCCCGGAGGGGAACTTCGAGGGGCGGAGCGTGCTGCACGTCCCCGCGCCGGACGAGGACGCGTGGGAGGCGCTCGCCCCGGATCGCGCCGCGCTGTACGCGCTCCGCGAGCGGCGGCCCCGGCCGCTCCGGGACGAGAAGATCCTGGCCGGCTGGAACGGGCTGGCCATCTCGGCGCTCGCGTTCGGCGGGCGGGCGCTGGCCGAGCCGCGCTGGGTGGACGCGGCGGCGCGCGCGGCCGACTTCGTGCTGACGCGCCTGGTGAAGGACGGGCGGCTGCAGCGGAGCTGGCTCGCCGGCCGCGCCGGCGTGCCGGCCTACCTCGAGGATCACGCGTTCCTGGTGCAGGGGCTGCTCGACCTGCACGAGGCGACGTTCGACCCGCGCTGGCTCGCGGCGGCGGCGGAGCTGGCCGGCGCCCAGGACCGGCTGTTCGGAGATCCCGAGGGCGGCGGCTGGTTCCAGTCCGCCACCGACCACGAGCGCCTGCTCGCGCGGGAGAAGCCGACGCACGACGGCGCCGAGCCGTCCGGCGCGTCGGTGGCGGCGCTGAACGCGCTGCGGCTCGAGGCGTTCACGTCCGATCCCCGCTGGCGCCGCGCCGCCGACGGCGCGCTGCGGCACCACGCGCGCACGCTGGCCGAGCAGCCGCTGGCCATGTCCGAGCTCCTGCTCGCGCTCGACTACGCGAGCGACGCGGTGCGCGAGGTGGTGCTGATCTGGCCGGAGGGCGGCGACCCCGGGCCGTTCGTGGACGTGCTGCGGCGGACGTTCCTGCCCAGCCGCGCCCTGACCGGCGCGCCCGAGGGCGAGGGGCTCGCCCGGCTCGGCGAGGTGGCGGCCATCGCCGCCGGCAAGGCGGCCGCCGGCGGCCGCGCCACCGCGTACGTGTGCGAGCGCGGCGCCTGCCGGCTGCCCGCGATCGCGCCCGAGAAGCTGGCCGCGCAGGTCGCGCCGGTGCGGCCCTACCACCCCTGA
- a CDS encoding VOC family protein, protein MHRSRLVGIVIDCQDGDVDRAAAFWSAALGRPLRPPDPDSPSYRELEDAGGEPVVLVQRVDHPSRVHLDIESDDLEAEVRRLEALGAKRIGFVHRWWVMEAPTGQRFCVVNPQRGPIAGKGRAWP, encoded by the coding sequence ATGCACCGGAGCCGGTTGGTGGGCATCGTCATCGATTGCCAGGACGGGGACGTGGACCGCGCGGCGGCGTTCTGGAGCGCCGCCCTGGGACGGCCGCTCCGGCCGCCCGACCCCGACAGCCCGAGCTACCGCGAGCTGGAGGACGCCGGCGGCGAGCCGGTCGTGCTCGTCCAGCGCGTGGATCACCCGAGCCGCGTGCACCTCGACATCGAATCGGACGACCTCGAGGCCGAGGTGAGGCGGCTCGAGGCGCTCGGCGCGAAGCGCATCGGGTTCGTGCATCGCTGGTGGGTGATGGAGGCGCCGACCGGACAGCGCTTCTGCGTGGTCAACCCGCAGCGCGGGCCGATCGCCGGCAAGGGCCGGGCCTGGCCCTGA